One genomic window of Candidatus Pseudobacter hemicellulosilyticus includes the following:
- a CDS encoding RNA polymerase sigma-70 factor codes for MNNQLNNERAILQQIAAGDENAFRTLFYHYGPIIHRFVLNIIKNEAVAKEIVQEVFLRVWLKKETLPAIDQPASWLYRIGSNLALTHFRRQQMERKIVQSIQENQEEEPPAIDLKELQALIGQAVNQLPAQRQRIFRMSREQGLSRKEIAAALHISENTVRNQLAISLQTIQQFIESSSGYTIPVLLILAVLPV; via the coding sequence TTGAACAACCAGTTAAATAATGAGCGGGCTATACTTCAGCAAATAGCAGCAGGCGATGAGAACGCATTCCGTACGCTTTTCTATCACTATGGCCCCATTATTCATCGCTTTGTACTGAATATCATCAAAAACGAGGCCGTTGCCAAAGAGATCGTCCAGGAGGTCTTTTTACGGGTCTGGCTGAAAAAGGAAACGCTGCCGGCCATTGACCAGCCCGCTTCCTGGCTCTACCGTATTGGTTCCAACCTGGCGCTTACCCATTTCAGGCGGCAGCAGATGGAACGGAAAATTGTGCAATCCATCCAGGAGAACCAGGAGGAGGAACCGCCCGCAATTGACCTGAAAGAGCTGCAGGCCCTGATTGGTCAGGCGGTGAACCAACTGCCCGCACAGCGGCAACGTATTTTCAGAATGAGCCGGGAACAAGGGCTGAGCCGCAAAGAGATTGCAGCCGCACTCCATATTTCGGAGAACACGGTCAGGAACCAGCTGGCCATTTCCCTGCAAACTATCCAGCAATTCATTGAAAGCAGCTCCGGTTATACCATTCCCGTGCTGCTCATTCTGGCTGTGCTGCCGGTATAG